A genomic window from Deinococcus betulae includes:
- a CDS encoding penicillin-binding transpeptidase domain-containing protein gives MSRAGDLIDRRTRVRRRAASRKRTRARERQGGARIGWITLGFSLCLLGLGARLYQLQVVQHDQYAVQSVSNYQRDETLRALRGEIRTRDGVLLATNRLAVDLVYTGRRNPKDPEQAIPAWAKIVYLAGIKGDVLKGGQPREPNFERETETVLARNIPQDKLAALYEYTVLVPSLELRERLERVYPEGKMAGHLLGYVQEASEAQVAEGGYAPGDLVGRSGLEYSLQTTLQGKNGLRRREVTASGKPQTERVIDPGTKGKDVTLSIDSRLQLAAERALREGLADVNAGRARAGKAAEPYTRGAIIAIDPRTNEVLAMASSPTYDPNWFSRVPSPDPKAKNWAIDPNRPLAELDAVTSNRVVQAYNPGSVFKIATTLMYVEKWGNFTLPCNPVYYYGRTAKRNWAHYSLGMVDGRLAISYSCNPWYYHSAAQVGPEAYARQLKSRLTELGYNGPTGLELVGEKTGLLMTADEYTNPAAPWYPGFGLNMSIGQGDVLVTPAQVVSVMSTIINNGQKRPLTLLKAVSGQPQPRKPAVNVVRQGNTDVFKFVQDGMSGTTAGTRYGTAQHEIGPTLFPVRTGGKTGTAENGRSFHDGLAYTHAWYEGYGPLGNPNFAVVAFFQNGGEGSGPALKAVKKMFAERWCVSLNEAGSALPLATQQPCTGDLEQMHKVYKIRAARTAKQ, from the coding sequence ATGAGCCGCGCAGGCGACCTCATTGACCGCCGCACGCGCGTGCGGCGCCGTGCGGCCAGCCGTAAGCGGACGCGCGCCAGAGAGCGCCAGGGCGGGGCGCGCATCGGATGGATCACCCTGGGCTTCAGCCTGTGCCTGCTGGGGCTGGGGGCGCGGCTGTACCAGTTGCAGGTTGTGCAGCATGACCAGTACGCCGTGCAGTCGGTCAGCAATTACCAGCGCGACGAGACCCTGCGCGCCCTGCGCGGCGAGATTCGCACGCGCGACGGCGTGCTGCTGGCCACCAACCGCCTTGCCGTGGACCTCGTGTACACCGGCCGCCGCAACCCCAAGGACCCCGAGCAGGCCATTCCCGCCTGGGCCAAGATTGTGTATCTGGCGGGCATCAAGGGTGACGTATTGAAGGGCGGCCAGCCCCGCGAGCCCAATTTCGAGCGCGAGACCGAAACGGTCCTGGCGCGCAACATCCCGCAGGATAAGCTGGCGGCCCTGTACGAGTACACCGTGCTGGTGCCCAGCCTGGAACTGCGTGAGCGCCTGGAACGGGTCTACCCTGAAGGCAAGATGGCCGGGCACCTGCTGGGCTACGTGCAGGAAGCCAGCGAGGCGCAGGTGGCCGAAGGCGGCTACGCGCCCGGCGATCTGGTGGGCCGCTCCGGGCTGGAATACAGCCTGCAAACGACCTTGCAGGGCAAGAACGGCCTGCGCCGCCGCGAGGTCACGGCCAGCGGCAAGCCACAGACCGAGCGGGTCATTGACCCCGGCACCAAGGGCAAAGACGTGACACTCAGCATTGACTCGCGCCTGCAACTTGCCGCCGAACGGGCGCTGCGTGAGGGTCTGGCGGATGTGAACGCGGGCCGCGCCAGGGCAGGCAAAGCCGCCGAGCCGTACACACGCGGCGCCATCATCGCCATTGACCCACGCACGAATGAGGTCCTGGCGATGGCCAGCAGCCCCACCTACGACCCCAACTGGTTCTCGCGCGTGCCCAGCCCCGACCCCAAAGCCAAGAACTGGGCGATTGACCCCAACCGCCCCCTGGCCGAACTGGACGCCGTGACCAGCAACCGTGTGGTGCAGGCGTACAACCCTGGCAGCGTCTTCAAGATCGCCACGACCCTGATGTACGTGGAGAAGTGGGGCAACTTTACCCTGCCATGCAACCCGGTTTATTACTACGGACGCACGGCCAAGCGAAACTGGGCACACTACAGCCTGGGCATGGTGGACGGCCGCCTGGCCATCTCTTACTCCTGCAACCCCTGGTATTACCACTCGGCGGCGCAGGTCGGCCCAGAAGCCTACGCCCGGCAACTGAAAAGCCGCCTGACCGAACTGGGATACAACGGCCCCACCGGCCTGGAACTGGTGGGCGAGAAAACCGGTTTGCTGATGACGGCCGACGAGTACACCAACCCCGCCGCGCCCTGGTATCCCGGCTTTGGCCTGAACATGAGCATCGGGCAGGGCGACGTGCTGGTCACGCCCGCGCAGGTGGTATCGGTGATGTCCACCATCATCAACAATGGGCAAAAGCGGCCCCTGACGCTTCTGAAAGCGGTGAGCGGCCAGCCGCAGCCGCGCAAACCTGCGGTCAACGTGGTCCGACAGGGCAACACCGATGTCTTCAAGTTCGTGCAAGACGGCATGAGCGGCACCACCGCCGGCACCCGCTACGGCACTGCCCAGCACGAGATTGGCCCCACTCTTTTTCCCGTGAGGACAGGGGGCAAGACCGGCACAGCTGAGAACGGCCGTAGCTTCCACGATGGGCTGGCCTACACCCACGCCTGGTATGAGGGCTACGGCCCGCTGGGCAACCCCAATTTCGCGGTCGTGGCGTTTTTCCAGAACGGCGGCGAGGGGTCGGGGCCAG
- a CDS encoding Rod shape-determining protein MreD: MRYDALRPARGPARWVRVLGYAALLLLVQSALSRLADAAGVPAPDLFLLTGAALAWRLPPVWALTGAYAVGLGQDVLGGGVLGLHAAGVMGGALLALGVRRYVVDSGPFQAPLTVLLALAGQWLVFLLLTYWLRTDLVTADLLRATLPPLLLGTLLVFPLWERAVVWAFGPRSGPEEGLA, encoded by the coding sequence GTGAGGTACGACGCCCTGCGCCCCGCGCGGGGGCCAGCCCGCTGGGTGCGGGTTCTGGGCTACGCCGCGCTGCTGCTGCTGGTTCAGAGTGCCCTGTCGCGCCTGGCTGACGCGGCGGGTGTGCCGGCCCCCGACCTGTTTCTGCTGACCGGCGCGGCGCTGGCGTGGCGCCTGCCCCCGGTGTGGGCACTGACCGGCGCCTACGCAGTGGGCCTGGGGCAAGACGTGTTGGGCGGCGGCGTGCTGGGCCTGCACGCGGCGGGCGTGATGGGCGGCGCGCTGCTGGCGCTGGGCGTGCGGCGCTACGTGGTGGACTCGGGGCCGTTTCAGGCGCCGCTGACCGTGCTGCTGGCGCTGGCCGGGCAGTGGCTGGTCTTCTTGCTGCTGACCTACTGGCTGCGCACCGATCTGGTCACCGCAGACCTGCTGCGCGCCACCCTGCCCCCGCTGCTGTTGGGCACACTGCTGGTGTTTCCGCTGTGGGAACGGGCCGTGGTCTGGGCGTTTGGGCCACGGTCTGGTCCAGAAGAGGGCCTGGCATGA
- the mreC gene encoding rod shape-determining protein MreC yields MKGRAALLTVLGLLGLSMVTTRFQVVAPTALRAGTAPLTRLSVVAADNLRRAVLTVTQERQRAGQMATLQKQNDALRQRNELLTREVSRLRQVVKITTTQAPNALGIAQVVAVDPSPLLARVDVNKGSRDGVRLRMPVTVPRGLVGQVTGVSETRATVLALVDPESSVGVTLQGNRGGRGVARGVPPDRLRAEFSRSVPIKPGDVLVTNSLGGVFPVGIPVGTVEKVLPLGANDINRTVIVKPAVDVGVVEDVTILEGL; encoded by the coding sequence ATGAAGGGGCGGGCCGCGCTGCTGACCGTGCTGGGACTGCTGGGCCTGAGCATGGTCACCACGCGTTTTCAGGTCGTGGCCCCCACGGCACTGCGGGCCGGCACCGCGCCGCTGACCCGCCTGTCGGTGGTGGCGGCCGATAATCTGCGCCGCGCCGTGCTGACCGTGACCCAGGAACGTCAGCGCGCCGGACAGATGGCAACGCTTCAAAAGCAGAATGACGCGCTGCGCCAGCGCAACGAACTGCTGACGCGCGAGGTCTCGCGGCTGCGGCAGGTCGTCAAGATCACGACCACCCAGGCTCCTAACGCGCTGGGCATCGCGCAGGTGGTGGCCGTGGACCCCAGCCCGCTGCTGGCGCGCGTGGACGTCAACAAGGGGTCGCGCGACGGGGTGCGGCTGCGCATGCCCGTCACGGTGCCGCGCGGGCTGGTCGGCCAGGTCACGGGGGTCAGCGAGACCCGCGCCACAGTGCTGGCCCTGGTGGACCCCGAAAGCAGCGTCGGCGTGACCCTGCAGGGCAACCGGGGCGGGCGCGGCGTGGCGCGCGGCGTGCCCCCAGACCGTCTGCGCGCCGAGTTTTCGCGCTCAGTGCCCATCAAGCCCGGTGACGTGCTGGTGACGAACAGCCTGGGGGGGGTCTTTCCGGTGGGGATTCCGGTGGGCACCGTGGAAAAGGTGCTGCCACTGGGCGCCAATGACATTAACCGCACCGTGATTGTCAAGCCGGCGGTGGATGTGGGCGTGGTGGAAGACGTGACGATTCTGGAGGGGTTATGA
- a CDS encoding Maf family nucleotide pyrophosphatase has product MTSEQSGTAQGVPAVVLASGSPRRRELLGGLGVTFTVQVSGEPEDSPETDPARLAAELARLKGRAVAVHHRSAVVLAADTVVAVGGTLLGKPADAAENAAFLRQLSGRTHEVLTGVAVLHAGQEQIEVARTEVTFRSLSATEIEYYAATGEGLDKAGGYGVQGVGAALIERLNGEYTNVVGLPLGVTIRLLRACGVPVWGALEPDPLATGLLETGGA; this is encoded by the coding sequence GTGACCTCAGAGCAGTCCGGCACCGCCCAGGGCGTGCCGGCGGTGGTGCTGGCGTCCGGCAGCCCCCGGCGGCGCGAGTTGCTGGGTGGGCTGGGCGTCACCTTTACCGTGCAGGTCAGCGGCGAACCAGAGGACAGCCCCGAGACCGACCCGGCGCGGCTGGCCGCCGAACTGGCGCGGCTTAAGGGGCGCGCGGTGGCCGTACATCATCGCAGCGCGGTGGTGCTGGCCGCCGATACAGTCGTCGCGGTGGGCGGCACCCTGCTGGGCAAGCCAGCCGACGCCGCCGAGAACGCCGCTTTCCTGCGCCAGCTCTCGGGGCGCACCCACGAGGTCCTGACCGGGGTGGCGGTGCTGCACGCAGGCCAGGAGCAGATAGAGGTGGCGCGCACAGAGGTCACGTTCCGTTCCCTGTCTGCCACCGAAATCGAGTATTACGCCGCCACCGGCGAGGGGCTGGACAAGGCCGGCGGATACGGCGTGCAGGGTGTGGGCGCCGCGCTGATTGAGCGCCTGAATGGCGAATACACCAACGTCGTGGGTCTGCCGCTGGGCGTGACCATCCGGCTGCTGCGGGCCTGCGGCGTGCCGGTGTGGGGCGCGCTGGAGCCTGACCCTCTGGCGACCGGTCTTCTGGAGACGGGGGGAGCATGA
- the deoC gene encoding deoxyribose-phosphate aldolase → MKLAPYIDHTLLKATATRAEIVQLCAEARQNAFYAICINPVYIPLAKAELSGSDVKVATVCGFPLGAVSSEQKAAEARLSVQAGADEVDMVIHIGAALDGDWAAVEADVRAVRGATEGAVLKVIIETCYLNDEQKRAATEASVRGGADFVKTSTGFGTGGATLDDVRLMREVIAGRAQIKAAGGVRTADDAKAMIEAGATRLGTSGGVALVAGERMGEGY, encoded by the coding sequence GTGAAGCTTGCGCCGTACATTGACCACACCCTCCTCAAAGCCACCGCCACCCGTGCAGAGATCGTCCAACTCTGCGCCGAGGCCCGCCAGAACGCTTTCTACGCTATTTGCATCAATCCGGTGTACATCCCCCTGGCCAAAGCGGAACTAAGCGGCAGTGATGTCAAGGTGGCCACCGTGTGCGGCTTTCCCCTGGGGGCGGTCAGCTCCGAGCAGAAAGCGGCCGAGGCGCGGCTCAGCGTGCAGGCAGGTGCTGACGAAGTGGACATGGTCATTCACATCGGCGCAGCCCTGGACGGCGACTGGGCAGCCGTTGAGGCCGATGTGCGTGCGGTGCGCGGAGCCACGGAAGGCGCGGTGCTGAAGGTCATCATTGAAACCTGTTACCTGAATGACGAGCAAAAGCGCGCGGCCACCGAAGCCTCGGTGCGCGGGGGCGCCGACTTCGTGAAGACCAGCACCGGCTTTGGCACCGGCGGCGCCACCCTGGACGACGTGCGCCTGATGCGCGAGGTCATTGCAGGCCGCGCCCAGATCAAGGCGGCCGGCGGCGTACGCACCGCAGATGACGCCAAGGCGATGATTGAGGCGGGCGCCACCCGCCTGGGCACCTCGGGCGGGGTGGCCCTGGTGGCCGGCGAGCGCATGGGCGAGGGGTATTGA
- a CDS encoding dihydrofolate reductase family protein, with protein sequence MAKVVFGMTMSLDGFINDAHGKVGLLYPDLRALGQSQVMQEALRTTGAVVMGRRTFDAPGDPDSYAEDYEFQVPIFVVTRRPPETKPKENDRLRITFVGTPEDAVRQAKEVAGEQDVVVVGGPSIGQHLLRAGLVDELQIGVMPQLLGSGQRLFEHLADLSITLKKTRLIETGQRTDLYFSVER encoded by the coding sequence ATGGCGAAAGTGGTGTTTGGCATGACGATGTCACTGGACGGCTTCATCAACGACGCCCACGGGAAGGTGGGCCTGCTTTACCCAGACCTGAGGGCACTGGGGCAAAGTCAGGTCATGCAAGAAGCGCTGCGCACCACCGGCGCGGTGGTGATGGGCCGCCGGACCTTTGACGCACCGGGCGATCCCGACAGTTACGCCGAGGACTATGAATTTCAGGTGCCCATTTTCGTGGTCACTCGGCGACCACCCGAAACCAAGCCCAAAGAGAATGACCGCCTCCGCATTACGTTTGTCGGGACCCCGGAAGACGCGGTGCGGCAGGCCAAAGAAGTAGCCGGAGAGCAGGACGTTGTCGTGGTCGGCGGCCCCAGTATCGGCCAGCACCTCCTGCGGGCGGGCCTGGTGGACGAGTTGCAAATCGGTGTGATGCCGCAGCTCCTGGGCAGCGGGCAACGGTTGTTTGAACACCTGGCGGATCTCTCCATCACGCTGAAAAAGACGCGGCTGATCGAAACCGGCCAACGGACTGACCTCTACTTTTCCGTAGAGCGCTGA
- a CDS encoding peroxiredoxin: protein MTDLSPTDTQTSVPQPGQPFPDFALPDAQGQTHRLTDYSGRYVVLYVYPKDDTPGCTKEACDFRDNALLKGHGAAILGLSADDAESHSQFAEKYSLPFPLLSDDGAAFLRQIGSYGTKNMYGKVTEGIKRQTFLIGPDGRLVKSWLAVKVDGHADHVAAAIEKDRAAQGQA from the coding sequence ATGACCGATCTGTCACCTACCGACACCCAGACCAGTGTCCCGCAACCTGGCCAGCCCTTTCCCGACTTCGCCCTGCCCGACGCTCAGGGCCAGACCCACCGGCTGACCGATTACAGCGGGCGCTACGTCGTGCTGTATGTGTACCCCAAAGACGACACCCCAGGGTGCACCAAAGAAGCCTGCGATTTCCGTGACAATGCCCTGCTGAAGGGGCACGGGGCGGCTATTCTGGGCCTCAGCGCCGACGACGCCGAGAGCCACAGCCAGTTTGCTGAGAAATACAGCCTGCCTTTTCCGCTGCTGAGTGATGACGGCGCCGCGTTCCTGCGCCAAATTGGCTCGTATGGCACGAAAAATATGTATGGCAAGGTCACCGAAGGCATCAAGCGCCAGACCTTCCTGATTGGCCCAGATGGCCGCCTGGTCAAGAGTTGGCTGGCCGTCAAGGTGGATGGCCACGCCGACCATGTGGCCGCCGCCATCGAGAAAGACCGGGCGGCCCAGGGGCAAGCATGA
- the rpiA gene encoding ribose 5-phosphate isomerase A, with amino-acid sequence MSDLEALKKEAALRAVALVESGMRVGLGTGSTAKYAIEELGRKLSSGELSGIVGVATSEASDALARQVGIPVEPLDPRPLDIAIDGADEIAPNLDLIKGLGGALLREKLTEVQARRFIVIADHTKLVERIGEKSALPIEIARFGFLSTIERLREVLPAGRLRQNGAQPYVTDNGNYIFDAQIPAEQDIAALERTLKGTLGVVDTGLFLGMAERAFVAAPDGVTELTPQGR; translated from the coding sequence ATGAGCGACCTGGAGGCCCTGAAGAAGGAAGCTGCCCTGCGCGCGGTGGCCCTGGTCGAGAGCGGGATGCGTGTGGGGCTGGGCACCGGCAGCACCGCCAAATACGCCATTGAGGAGTTGGGCCGCAAGCTCAGCAGCGGCGAACTGAGCGGCATCGTCGGTGTGGCCACCAGCGAAGCCAGCGACGCCCTGGCCCGCCAGGTGGGCATTCCCGTTGAACCGCTGGACCCCCGCCCGCTGGACATCGCTATTGACGGCGCCGACGAGATCGCTCCGAACCTCGACCTGATCAAGGGCCTAGGCGGTGCCCTCCTGCGCGAGAAATTGACCGAAGTGCAGGCGCGGCGCTTTATCGTGATCGCCGACCACACCAAGTTGGTCGAGCGAATAGGGGAGAAGTCGGCGCTGCCCATTGAGATTGCGCGTTTTGGCTTTCTGAGCACCATTGAGCGCTTGCGAGAAGTGCTCCCGGCAGGTCGTCTGCGTCAGAACGGCGCGCAGCCGTACGTCACCGACAACGGCAATTACATCTTTGACGCGCAGATTCCGGCGGAGCAGGACATCGCCGCTTTGGAGCGCACCCTGAAAGGGACGCTGGGCGTGGTAGACACCGGCCTCTTCCTGGGAATGGCCGAGCGCGCGTTTGTGGCGGCGCCTGATGGCGTAACCGAGTTGACCCCTCAGGGCCGCTGA
- a CDS encoding GNAT family N-acetyltransferase, with translation MTPGPAVVLRPVRPSDEAAVGRVAYQTGFFGDSAARYFRDAALFAALWVGPYFRGGGFGGFVAQQGPEVVGYVLGSPSPLLYRRAVLRVVAQQAWQLRALRTGWPYLWRAARWPGPHADSGRFPAHLHLNLLPQARGQGAGEGLLRAHLQVLAGAGVPGVQLATTTENAAALRLYARLGFTEAARQVTPLWTPWLSHPAEHLCLTKALNPAEP, from the coding sequence ATGACGCCTGGTCCTGCTGTGGTCCTGCGTCCGGTCAGGCCCAGTGACGAGGCGGCGGTGGGGCGGGTGGCCTACCAGACCGGCTTTTTTGGGGACAGCGCCGCGCGGTACTTTCGTGACGCGGCGCTCTTTGCGGCGCTGTGGGTGGGGCCGTATTTCCGGGGCGGCGGCTTCGGCGGCTTCGTGGCGCAGCAGGGGCCAGAGGTGGTGGGCTATGTGCTGGGCTCGCCGTCGCCGTTGCTGTACCGCCGCGCGGTGCTGCGGGTCGTGGCGCAACAAGCGTGGCAGCTGCGGGCCCTACGAACAGGTTGGCCCTACCTATGGCGAGCCGCCCGCTGGCCAGGGCCTCACGCCGACTCCGGGCGGTTTCCGGCCCACCTCCACCTCAACCTGTTGCCGCAGGCGCGGGGCCAGGGGGCCGGAGAGGGCCTGCTGCGCGCCCACCTGCAGGTGCTGGCCGGAGCTGGAGTGCCCGGCGTGCAACTGGCCACGACCACTGAAAATGCCGCTGCTCTACGGCTGTACGCCCGGCTGGGTTTCACGGAAGCGGCCCGGCAGGTCACGCCGCTGTGGACCCCCTGGCTGAGCCATCCCGCCGAGCACCTGTGCCTGACCAAGGCCCTGAATCCAGCTGAGCCCTGA
- a CDS encoding thioredoxin domain-containing protein: MNRLSQESSPYLRQHADNPVDWWPWGEAAFAEAQRRDVPVLLSVGYATCHWCHVMAHESFEDEATAEYMNGHFVNVKVDREERPDVDAVYMAATQAMTGQGGWPMTVFLTPAGEPFYAGTYFPPRDGHGMPSFGRVMASVAHAWNNDRTKLLGNAQALTDHIREATRPQAGETEVTPDDIERAVSNLRRVFDDTNGGFGSAPKFPAPTTLDFLLTRPDGRLMALHTLRRMLAGGIHDQLGGGFHRYSVDGQWRVPHFEKMLYDNAQLTRTLLRAYQVSGDPAFADAARGTLAYLAREMHAPDGGFYSAQDADTEGVEGLTFTWTPAEIETALGSAEDAALVCRHLGIEDPGNFHDPHRPDAGRRSVPFVAVSVAELAAQSQESEEAVQTHLNNLKARLHLLRQGRPQPGTDDKVLTSWNGLALAAWADAARILGEKAYLETAQRTAQFLHDQMRSEAGGLYHVWAGGQARVQGLMEDHALVGLGLVALFQADGDERWLTWARDLWQVCVRDFWQEDAGVFLASGGQAEALLTRPAPGFDSAVLSDNAAGALLGLWMYRYFGDDADAVKAGRVLAAFRADMLAAAGGFGGLWQAAAFWHAPHTELAILGTSEERENLERTAARFSLPFTALAFSEAGGTLPLVQERPGGGTAYLCVNHACDLPTHDAATLERQLEALGEKR, translated from the coding sequence ATGAACCGCCTGTCGCAAGAAAGCAGTCCGTACCTCCGTCAGCACGCGGACAACCCAGTGGACTGGTGGCCGTGGGGCGAAGCCGCTTTTGCCGAGGCGCAGCGGCGCGACGTCCCGGTGCTGCTCTCGGTGGGCTACGCCACCTGCCACTGGTGTCACGTCATGGCCCACGAAAGTTTTGAGGATGAGGCGACGGCCGAGTACATGAATGGGCACTTCGTCAACGTGAAAGTGGACCGCGAGGAGCGGCCTGATGTAGACGCGGTGTATATGGCCGCCACCCAGGCCATGACCGGGCAGGGCGGCTGGCCCATGACGGTGTTTCTGACGCCAGCAGGCGAGCCGTTCTATGCCGGCACCTACTTCCCGCCGCGCGACGGCCACGGCATGCCCAGCTTTGGCCGGGTGATGGCCAGCGTGGCGCACGCTTGGAACAATGACCGTACTAAATTGCTCGGCAACGCCCAGGCCCTGACCGACCACATCCGCGAGGCGACGCGCCCCCAGGCGGGTGAGACCGAGGTAACCCCGGACGACATAGAACGCGCTGTGAGCAACCTGCGCCGCGTCTTTGATGACACCAACGGCGGCTTTGGCAGCGCGCCCAAGTTTCCCGCGCCCACCACGCTGGACTTTCTGCTAACCCGCCCCGACGGCCGCCTGATGGCGCTTCACACGCTGCGGCGCATGCTGGCGGGCGGAATCCACGACCAGCTGGGCGGCGGCTTTCACCGCTACAGCGTAGACGGGCAGTGGCGCGTGCCGCACTTTGAAAAGATGCTGTACGACAACGCGCAGCTGACCCGTACCTTGCTGCGGGCGTACCAGGTGAGTGGTGACCCCGCCTTTGCCGACGCCGCGCGCGGCACGCTGGCGTACCTGGCCCGCGAGATGCACGCGCCGGATGGCGGCTTTTACAGCGCCCAGGACGCTGATACTGAAGGCGTCGAGGGGCTGACCTTCACTTGGACCCCCGCCGAGATCGAAACCGCCTTAGGCAGTGCAGAAGACGCCGCTCTGGTCTGCCGCCACCTGGGCATTGAGGACCCCGGCAATTTTCACGACCCCCACCGCCCCGACGCCGGGCGCCGCAGCGTGCCGTTCGTGGCTGTGAGCGTGGCTGAGCTGGCTGCACAGAGCCAGGAATCTGAGGAAGCCGTGCAGACCCACCTCAACAACTTGAAAGCGCGCCTCCACCTCCTGCGCCAGGGGAGGCCTCAGCCGGGCACCGACGACAAGGTGCTGACCTCGTGGAATGGGCTGGCGCTGGCGGCCTGGGCCGACGCCGCGCGGATTCTGGGTGAAAAGGCGTATTTAGAGACCGCACAGCGCACGGCACAGTTTCTCCACGATCAGATGCGCAGTGAGGCAGGTGGGCTGTATCACGTCTGGGCTGGCGGGCAGGCGCGCGTCCAAGGCCTGATGGAAGACCACGCGCTGGTGGGCCTGGGGCTGGTGGCGCTGTTTCAGGCGGACGGCGACGAGCGCTGGCTGACTTGGGCGCGTGACCTGTGGCAGGTCTGCGTGCGCGACTTCTGGCAGGAGGATGCTGGGGTCTTCCTGGCGTCCGGTGGCCAGGCCGAAGCCCTACTGACCCGCCCCGCCCCCGGCTTTGACAGCGCGGTGCTGTCCGACAACGCCGCTGGAGCGCTGCTGGGCCTGTGGATGTACCGCTACTTTGGCGATGACGCCGACGCCGTGAAGGCTGGGCGCGTGCTGGCCGCCTTCCGTGCCGACATGCTGGCTGCGGCCGGAGGCTTCGGGGGCCTGTGGCAGGCCGCCGCTTTCTGGCACGCCCCGCACACCGAACTGGCCATCCTGGGCACCTCAGAGGAACGCGAGAACCTGGAGCGCACCGCTGCCCGCTTCAGCCTGCCCTTCACCGCGCTGGCCTTCAGTGAGGCAGGCGGAACACTGCCCCTGGTTCAGGAGCGGCCGGGCGGCGGCACTGCCTACCTCTGCGTGAATCACGCCTGTGACCTCCCCACGCATGACGCCGCCACGCTGGAACGGCAGCTGGAAGCGCTGGGAGAGAAGCGGTAG
- a CDS encoding transglutaminase-like domain-containing protein — MAAPDQLSPDQSQTADFSNPVRVRAGFSLTFEVPYPTPMLFVVQPVDRLEPTGTRQRIVAERPLGAAEGIHTYTDTHGNRVWRLLAQPGTLTIGHDLIAETTRLPDPVLPHLPKTLVEALPDHTITYLLPSRYVDSDLISAEAWERFGHIQGGWAQVQAISDHLFDECVYGYGSTSATTARQALDSKRAVCRDFAHMGVAFCRALNIPARYVCGYMPDIDIAPDPVPMDFHAWFEAFLDGQWRTFDARHNKPRAGRILIAQGRDASDVAFTTTFGSAKLTHMKVWADETSFDMTLDTPPNPRIF, encoded by the coding sequence ATGGCCGCGCCCGACCAGCTTTCTCCCGATCAGTCCCAGACCGCTGATTTTTCAAACCCCGTCCGAGTGCGCGCGGGGTTTTCGCTCACGTTTGAAGTGCCCTACCCCACGCCCATGTTGTTTGTGGTGCAGCCCGTCGACCGCCTGGAACCCACCGGCACCCGCCAGCGCATCGTCGCCGAGCGGCCCCTGGGCGCCGCCGAGGGCATTCACACCTACACCGACACGCATGGCAACCGCGTCTGGCGCCTACTGGCTCAGCCCGGCACCCTGACCATCGGCCACGACCTGATTGCCGAAACGACTCGCCTCCCCGATCCGGTCTTGCCCCATCTGCCCAAAACACTTGTAGAGGCGTTGCCGGACCACACCATCACCTACCTGCTGCCCAGCCGGTACGTGGACAGTGACCTGATCAGTGCCGAGGCCTGGGAGCGCTTCGGCCACATTCAGGGCGGCTGGGCTCAGGTGCAGGCCATCAGCGATCATCTGTTTGACGAATGCGTGTACGGCTACGGCTCGACCAGCGCGACCACCGCTCGGCAGGCACTGGACAGCAAGCGCGCCGTGTGCCGTGATTTTGCCCATATGGGCGTGGCGTTCTGCCGCGCGCTGAACATCCCGGCCCGCTATGTCTGCGGCTACATGCCCGACATTGACATCGCGCCGGACCCCGTGCCGATGGACTTTCACGCCTGGTTCGAGGCCTTTCTGGACGGTCAGTGGCGGACCTTTGATGCCCGCCACAACAAACCGCGCGCCGGACGTATTCTGATCGCGCAGGGGCGGGACGCCAGCGACGTGGCCTTCACGACCACTTTCGGTAGCGCCAAGCTAACCCATATGAAAGTCTGGGCCGACGAAACGAGCTTCGACATGACGCTGGATACGCCTCCGAATCCACGAATTTTCTAG